In Cyanobacteria bacterium FACHB-DQ100, a genomic segment contains:
- a CDS encoding MFS transporter has translation MSQVTNLTWELGQILAQVPIDRGVTTPEQAALVFSGPRFFVALISGIVLAFAFQLLFTNLSVAAGISYLGHSSDDHDSHHSHSSGGGGTIRKIGTAVGLWTLITVTISLFIACLLAVKLSLLTTAALGAIVGLVIWAAYFTLLVWVSSTTVGSLVGSVVNTATAGFQSIVGTATAALGARAVNQQVVSTAEAAAAAVRRELGSAIDPANIRDSLEDYIERLRPAQLDFGRVRRELETLVNDPELQSVMGSGSAVEVMDRLRHIDRNTFAKLISDRTDLSKQDANRLIDQLDAVWKDTIGRHQRKDPTQELVEYLKTVQSGQVNMNDLNRRLDQLTEELRRQGQTLQNTQQDQMSGMRDAFSSLAQQGGKQDQASLVDRAMQFGFSTLMGTVMGRTDLKDLDVEKIIGQIQSARDKVMSGAQKATSQVSSGFSPIKADVENYLLNTYSWHFNRETLDSEFRELLHDPEADPGAVRRELERLNRGDFVNLLTQRGDLPAARVAEIADQLETIRAATLSQVQTAEDHHETTDLRSRVENYLRSTNKDELDPDAIEREVSLLLEDPEAGYDALKNRLSHFDRDTLTQLLSQRQDLTPEESDRIITRFESTRDRVLNSAQEAQNRVRSEAEALRLRVESYLRNTNKSELDPEGIKRDFRLLLDDPQAGSSALRARLSQFDRDTLVQLLSQRQDLAPEEADRIIGQLEDVRNTVMHAPQIAVHKAQDQIDYVISTIERYLRNTHLSELDPDGIKSDLNALLSDPKTGGSRLRRRLSQVDRDTIVKLLAQRPDLTEAQANQMVDQVLSSIRSVARSPRRLASRTQQRVLNFQSAFENYLRNTQKEELNPDGIKRDLQLLLRDPKAGFGSFGDRLSHMDRSTIVALLAQRNDMTEEEANRVVDQVLSVREQFMAQIQAIQNRIQGVIDGILDRIRNYLNSLDRPELNYEGIRTDLRTLFHDPQAGFDALRDRLGSFNRETVVALLSSREDISEAEANRIVDQVEHARTSVLRRAERIQTETQHRLEEVKRQAKKQAEETRKAAETAAWWLFGTALISAGASALAGAIAVGGL, from the coding sequence ATGAGTCAAGTCACAAATTTAACTTGGGAACTCGGTCAGATCCTGGCACAAGTTCCAATCGATCGAGGAGTCACAACACCGGAGCAAGCGGCTTTGGTATTTTCAGGCCCTCGATTTTTTGTTGCTCTAATTTCGGGAATTGTATTAGCATTTGCATTCCAATTACTGTTTACAAATTTATCCGTTGCTGCCGGAATTTCTTACCTCGGACATTCTTCGGATGATCATGATTCGCATCATTCGCACTCTAGCGGTGGTGGCGGCACGATTCGCAAAATCGGTACTGCTGTCGGTCTCTGGACACTAATCACCGTCACCATTTCGCTGTTTATCGCTTGCTTGCTGGCGGTGAAACTCAGTTTATTAACGACCGCAGCGCTGGGTGCGATCGTCGGTCTGGTGATCTGGGCGGCATACTTTACCCTGCTCGTTTGGGTGAGTTCTACGACAGTGGGATCGCTGGTCGGTTCAGTGGTCAATACTGCAACGGCTGGATTCCAATCGATCGTCGGAACGGCAACGGCTGCACTCGGAGCAAGAGCCGTTAATCAGCAAGTCGTCTCGACCGCAGAAGCGGCAGCCGCAGCAGTCCGGCGAGAATTGGGTTCGGCGATCGATCCTGCCAATATTCGGGATTCTCTCGAAGACTACATCGAACGGCTTCGTCCTGCACAATTGGATTTTGGTCGGGTGCGGCGTGAACTCGAAACGTTGGTGAATGATCCAGAACTGCAAAGCGTGATGGGTAGTGGCTCTGCGGTCGAGGTGATGGATCGGCTGCGCCATATCGATCGCAATACGTTTGCGAAATTGATTAGCGATCGCACGGATTTATCGAAACAAGATGCAAACCGTTTGATCGATCAGCTTGATGCAGTTTGGAAAGATACGATCGGTCGCCATCAGCGCAAAGATCCGACGCAAGAGTTGGTGGAATATCTGAAGACTGTTCAATCCGGACAAGTCAACATGAACGATCTCAATCGTCGTTTGGATCAGCTCACCGAAGAACTGCGCCGTCAAGGTCAGACGTTGCAAAACACGCAGCAAGATCAAATGTCGGGAATGCGCGATGCGTTCTCGTCCTTGGCGCAGCAAGGTGGAAAACAAGACCAAGCGAGCCTTGTCGATCGAGCGATGCAATTCGGTTTCTCAACTCTGATGGGAACCGTGATGGGGCGGACAGACCTGAAGGATCTCGATGTTGAAAAGATCATCGGACAGATTCAATCGGCTCGCGATAAGGTGATGTCGGGCGCACAAAAAGCCACGAGTCAGGTTTCGTCGGGCTTTAGTCCGATTAAAGCCGATGTTGAGAACTATCTGCTAAATACCTATTCCTGGCACTTCAATCGGGAAACCTTAGACAGCGAATTCCGCGAATTGCTTCACGATCCGGAAGCCGATCCGGGTGCGGTGAGACGCGAACTCGAACGGCTAAATCGTGGCGATTTCGTCAATCTCTTAACTCAACGTGGAGATTTACCGGCAGCACGAGTTGCTGAGATTGCCGATCAGCTTGAAACAATTCGGGCAGCGACTCTGAGCCAAGTTCAAACGGCTGAAGACCATCACGAAACGACCGATCTTCGCAGTCGCGTTGAGAACTACTTGCGATCGACGAACAAAGATGAACTCGACCCCGACGCGATCGAGCGGGAAGTGTCGCTACTGCTCGAAGACCCCGAAGCAGGCTACGACGCGCTGAAGAATCGCTTGAGCCATTTCGATCGCGATACCCTGACGCAGTTGTTATCGCAGCGTCAGGATCTCACCCCGGAAGAGTCCGATCGCATTATTACTCGCTTTGAAAGCACGCGCGATCGTGTCCTCAATTCAGCTCAAGAAGCGCAAAACCGCGTTCGTTCTGAAGCCGAAGCCCTGCGGCTCAGAGTCGAATCTTATCTGCGAAACACCAACAAATCCGAACTCGATCCGGAAGGTATTAAGCGCGATTTCCGCTTGTTGCTTGACGATCCGCAAGCTGGATCTTCTGCACTGCGGGCACGCCTGAGCCAGTTCGATCGCGATACGCTCGTTCAATTGCTATCGCAGCGTCAAGACCTCGCGCCGGAAGAAGCCGATCGGATCATCGGTCAGCTTGAAGATGTGCGAAACACGGTGATGCACGCGCCGCAAATCGCCGTTCACAAAGCGCAAGATCAAATCGATTACGTCATCAGCACGATCGAACGCTATCTCCGCAACACGCATCTCTCTGAACTTGATCCGGATGGCATCAAGAGCGATCTAAATGCGTTGCTGAGCGATCCGAAAACAGGCGGTTCTCGCTTGAGAAGAAGACTGTCGCAAGTCGATCGCGACACGATCGTCAAACTGTTAGCACAACGTCCCGATCTGACGGAAGCGCAAGCCAATCAGATGGTCGATCAAGTGCTGTCATCCATTCGGAGTGTGGCGCGATCGCCGCGTCGCTTGGCATCGAGAACCCAACAGCGGGTGCTCAACTTCCAATCGGCATTTGAGAACTATCTGCGGAATACGCAGAAAGAAGAACTCAATCCCGACGGCATCAAGCGCGATCTGCAATTGCTACTGCGCGATCCAAAGGCTGGATTTGGTAGCTTCGGCGATCGCTTATCCCACATGGATCGCTCGACGATCGTGGCGCTTCTAGCTCAACGAAACGACATGACCGAGGAAGAAGCGAACCGCGTGGTTGATCAAGTGCTTTCGGTGCGTGAACAGTTCATGGCACAGATCCAAGCGATCCAGAACCGGATTCAAGGCGTAATCGACGGCATTCTCGATCGCATTCGCAATTACTTGAATTCGCTAGATCGCCCGGAGCTGAACTATGAAGGCATTCGGACTGATCTGCGGACGCTGTTCCATGATCCGCAAGCGGGCTTTGATGCGTTGCGCGATCGTTTAGGTAGCTTTAACCGCGAGACGGTTGTAGCGCTGCTCTCATCCCGCGAGGACATCTCGGAAGCTGAAGCAAACCGAATTGTCGATCAAGTGGAACACGCGAGAACTTCAGTTCTGCGACGTGCAGAACGGATTCAAACCGAAACCCAACATCGGCTTGAAGAAGTCAAGCGACAAGCCAAAAAGCAAGCCGAAGAAACCCGCAAAGCGGCAGAAACAGCAGCTTGGTGGTTGTTTGGAACCGCGTTAATCTCGGCAGGCGCATCGGCTCTTGCAGGCGCGATCGCGGTCGGTGGTCTCTAA
- a CDS encoding Calvin cycle protein CP12, with protein sequence MTEAKEGITIEQRLTKLVDQARDACGTNGTMSDECATAWDAVEEVQAEISHRRSDGKGSLAAYCDDNPDAAECRIYDV encoded by the coding sequence ATGACTGAAGCAAAAGAAGGCATTACGATCGAACAACGCCTCACCAAACTTGTTGATCAAGCGCGTGATGCTTGCGGTACGAATGGAACGATGTCGGATGAATGTGCAACCGCTTGGGATGCAGTCGAAGAAGTTCAAGCTGAAATCTCGCACCGTCGATCGGATGGAAAAGGGTCATTAGCTGCTTATTGCGACGATAATCCTGATGCGGCTGAATGTCGCATTTACGATGTTTAA